In Selenomonas dianae, a genomic segment contains:
- the meaB gene encoding methylmalonyl Co-A mutase-associated GTPase MeaB, whose amino-acid sequence MSEKYTVERPDWVPEDADCKFTTSVMGGIEGIKDLTVGNINPKLLKGTGMPRRKLVMNEDDYVTGVERGDRMTLSRAITLIESNSSKHFKLAQRVLQRLLPRTGNALRIGITGVPGAGKSTMIEAFGNMLCDAGHRVAVLTVDPTSSVTKGSILGDKTRMGTLSRRPEAFIRPSPAGGTLGGVARKSRETMLLCEAAGYDVIIIETVGVGQSETTVRSMVDFFLLVVLTGAGDELQGIKKGIMELADAIVINKADGDNLLKAKVARGQYERMIEFIRPATPGWETHAYLASAVEKTGLAELWEVIRIFRDVTTESGVWKKRRDSQLLDWMNSMIDEHLHNLFFDDAVVRGRMPEVKNAILTGGISPTQAVAELLGVFDVRRAAGRQVDLFTN is encoded by the coding sequence ATGAGCGAAAAATATACCGTTGAACGACCCGACTGGGTACCCGAGGATGCCGACTGCAAATTTACGACCAGTGTCATGGGCGGGATCGAGGGCATCAAGGATCTGACCGTCGGCAATATCAATCCGAAACTCTTAAAAGGCACGGGAATGCCGCGCCGCAAACTCGTCATGAATGAGGACGACTATGTGACGGGTGTGGAGCGCGGCGACCGCATGACGCTCTCGCGTGCAATCACGCTGATTGAAAGCAACAGCAGCAAGCACTTCAAGCTCGCACAGCGCGTACTCCAACGCCTGCTGCCGCGTACGGGCAACGCCCTGCGCATCGGCATCACGGGTGTTCCGGGCGCGGGCAAGTCCACGATGATCGAGGCGTTCGGCAATATGCTCTGCGATGCGGGACACCGTGTCGCCGTCCTCACCGTCGATCCGACCAGTTCCGTGACAAAGGGCTCGATCCTCGGCGACAAGACGCGCATGGGCACGCTCTCACGCCGCCCCGAGGCATTCATCCGTCCCTCGCCCGCCGGCGGCACGCTCGGCGGCGTTGCACGCAAGAGCCGCGAAACGATGCTGCTCTGCGAGGCGGCGGGCTACGATGTCATCATCATCGAGACGGTCGGCGTCGGACAGTCCGAGACGACCGTGCGCTCGATGGTTGACTTCTTCCTGCTCGTCGTGCTAACGGGTGCGGGCGATGAACTGCAGGGCATCAAGAAGGGCATCATGGAGCTTGCCGATGCGATCGTCATTAACAAGGCGGACGGCGACAACCTGCTCAAGGCAAAGGTTGCGCGCGGGCAGTACGAGCGCATGATCGAGTTCATCCGTCCCGCGACGCCGGGCTGGGAGACGCACGCCTACCTCGCCTCCGCCGTCGAGAAGACGGGGCTTGCCGAACTCTGGGAGGTCATTCGCATCTTCCGCGATGTGACAACGGAGAGCGGCGTGTGGAAGAAGCGGCGTGACAGTCAGCTGCTCGACTGGATGAACAGCATGATCGACGAGCACCTGCACAACCTGTTCTTCGACGATGCCGTCGTGCGCGGACGGATGCCCGAGGTGAAGAATGCAATCCTCACAGGCGGCATCTCGCCGACACAGGCGGTCGCCGAACTCCTCGGCGTGTTCGACGTGCGCCGCGCGGCGGGGCGGCAGGTTGATCTCTTTACGAATTGA
- the pfkB gene encoding 1-phosphofructokinase has product MIYTVTFNPSIDYIVRLEQFTAGEINRVNYEQILPGGKGINVSIVLKNLGHESTALGFLAGFTGTAMQQMLHSFGVTDDFVRLDEGFSRINVKVKAESETEINGQGPVITEEAQRALFAKLDRLTEGDTLVLAGSIPNTLPDDIYERIMAHLAGRGIRIVVDATKNLLRRVLKYRPFLIKPNNHELGEMFGVELKTDDDIIFHAKKLQEEGATNVLISMAGDGAILLTAEGVFYRSAAPKGTLVNSVGAGDSMVAGFLAGFMESDGSYERAFYMGVATGSASAFSPNLATREEALALLKTIV; this is encoded by the coding sequence ATGATCTACACCGTCACCTTCAACCCGTCGATCGACTACATCGTGCGGTTGGAGCAGTTCACTGCAGGCGAGATCAACCGCGTGAACTACGAGCAGATCCTGCCGGGGGGCAAGGGCATCAACGTCTCCATCGTGCTGAAAAATCTCGGGCACGAATCGACCGCACTCGGTTTCCTCGCAGGATTCACGGGCACTGCGATGCAGCAGATGCTGCACTCCTTCGGCGTTACGGATGATTTCGTGCGCCTCGATGAAGGCTTCTCGCGCATCAATGTCAAGGTCAAGGCGGAGAGCGAGACCGAGATCAACGGGCAGGGTCCCGTCATCACGGAGGAGGCGCAGCGTGCGCTCTTTGCAAAGCTCGACCGCCTCACGGAGGGCGATACGCTGGTGCTTGCCGGCTCGATTCCGAACACACTGCCCGACGACATCTACGAGCGCATCATGGCGCATCTCGCGGGGCGCGGCATCCGCATCGTCGTGGACGCGACGAAGAACCTGCTGCGGCGCGTGCTGAAGTACCGCCCGTTCCTCATCAAGCCGAACAATCACGAGCTTGGCGAGATGTTCGGTGTCGAACTCAAAACGGACGACGACATCATCTTCCACGCCAAAAAATTGCAGGAGGAGGGCGCGACGAACGTCCTCATCTCCATGGCGGGCGACGGCGCGATCCTCCTCACTGCGGAGGGTGTGTTCTACCGCTCCGCCGCACCGAAGGGAACGCTCGTCAACTCCGTGGGCGCGGGCGACTCGATGGTCGCAGGCTTCCTCGCAGGGTTCATGGAGTCGGACGGCAGCTATGAACGCGCCTTCTACATGGGCGTTGCGACCGGCTCCGCCTCCGCATTCTCTCCGAACCTCGCCACACGCGAGGAGGCGCTTGCGCTGCTGAAAACTATCGTCTAG
- the rfbG gene encoding CDP-glucose 4,6-dehydratase, with translation MDLSFYKGKRVFLTGHTGFKGMWLSLLLLRAGAEVTGYALDAPTDGGREALRRLGILKEMRDVRGDVRDLAALSRAFHEARPAVVFHLAAQPIVRESYRQPVDTFAVNVMGTVNLLECVRTSDTVCSALIVTTDKVYENKEWAWGYRENEPLMGYDPYSASKSCAELAVYSYRQSFLAAQDVRVSTARAGNVIGGGDFAPDRIIPDCIRAAVRGQTIDIRNPHATRPYQHVLEPLSVYLTVAARQTADASLVGAWNVGPDDADCVTTGELADIFCRAWGDGVRWRAHADGGPHEAHFLKLDCSKIKSELGWRPRWHITEAVEKTVAWAKAWDEGADMRMVSAEQITDFLGGRC, from the coding sequence ATGGATCTGAGTTTTTACAAAGGGAAGCGCGTATTCCTCACGGGGCATACGGGCTTTAAGGGGATGTGGCTCTCCCTTCTGCTCCTGCGGGCGGGCGCGGAGGTCACGGGCTATGCGCTGGACGCGCCGACCGACGGCGGGCGTGAGGCGCTGCGCCGCCTCGGCATATTGAAAGAAATGCGGGATGTGCGCGGTGATGTGCGCGACCTCGCTGCGCTCTCCCGCGCATTTCATGAGGCGCGTCCTGCGGTGGTGTTCCACCTCGCGGCACAGCCCATCGTGCGCGAGAGCTATCGTCAGCCCGTGGACACCTTTGCTGTGAATGTGATGGGAACGGTGAACCTGCTCGAATGTGTCCGTACGTCGGATACGGTGTGTTCCGCGCTCATTGTGACGACGGACAAGGTCTACGAAAACAAGGAATGGGCATGGGGCTACCGCGAGAACGAGCCGCTGATGGGGTATGACCCGTATTCCGCGAGCAAGAGCTGCGCGGAGCTTGCCGTCTACAGCTATCGGCAGAGCTTTCTTGCGGCGCAGGATGTGCGCGTCTCGACGGCGCGTGCGGGCAACGTGATCGGCGGCGGCGACTTCGCTCCCGACCGCATCATCCCCGACTGCATTCGTGCCGCCGTGCGCGGGCAGACCATCGACATCCGCAATCCGCACGCGACGCGCCCCTATCAGCACGTCCTCGAACCGCTCTCCGTCTATCTCACGGTTGCAGCGCGGCAGACAGCGGACGCATCCCTTGTCGGTGCGTGGAACGTCGGTCCCGACGATGCGGACTGCGTGACGACAGGGGAGCTTGCAGACATCTTCTGCCGTGCGTGGGGCGATGGCGTGCGCTGGCGGGCGCACGCGGACGGCGGCCCGCACGAGGCGCATTTTCTGAAACTCGACTGCTCGAAAATAAAGAGTGAACTCGGGTGGAGACCGCGCTGGCACATCACTGAAGCGGTCGAGAAAACCGTGGCGTGGGCAAAGGCGTGGGACGAGGGCGCGGATATGCGCATGGTGAGCGCGGAGCAGATCACGGATTTTTTGGGGGGAAGATGCTAG
- a CDS encoding type IV pili methyl-accepting chemotaxis transducer N-terminal domain-containing protein — MMIRNKLRAILLVLFAFIVGLVALNFYTFEKLEGDAPAVNASGSLRMRAYQLAWLSARLVSADADTAADLRRTMVAQIETYDRILAGLRRGDAELNLRPASDETIKEQLRTLQPFWEEYRTDVFAVTGAVGTEEKYAANAVVAAEVASYVDEVDKLVTAYDTASQAKIAASQKIEIAVIILSVLIVGAATYLIITQILIPLAMLTASFREVAGKEADLTQQLRAARYDEIGRIVHSFNSFVSDLRQIMQRAKACSTEVSGLSDTVWRASVENSKAVEYNAVAVTNVAAHTGDQDENIQMIAASVNGISGHLAEMQELMKEDEVNRSTLFASLEAARACAQAAAAAAESVARTSREIAGLTEESAAAIEEETASLEAFAATAEQLKGLAGELDTLVGRFKV, encoded by the coding sequence ATGATGATTCGAAACAAATTGCGGGCAATCCTCCTCGTGCTTTTTGCCTTTATTGTCGGACTTGTTGCACTGAATTTTTATACATTTGAGAAATTGGAGGGCGACGCTCCTGCCGTCAACGCATCCGGCTCGCTGCGGATGCGTGCGTATCAACTCGCGTGGCTCTCGGCACGGCTCGTCTCCGCGGATGCAGACACGGCGGCGGATCTCCGGAGGACAATGGTGGCGCAGATTGAAACGTATGACCGTATCCTTGCGGGACTTCGCCGGGGGGATGCGGAGCTGAACCTCCGTCCGGCATCGGACGAGACGATTAAAGAACAGCTTCGCACGCTGCAGCCCTTCTGGGAGGAGTATCGTACAGATGTATTCGCCGTCACGGGGGCTGTGGGGACGGAGGAAAAATATGCGGCAAATGCCGTGGTTGCCGCCGAAGTCGCGTCGTATGTCGACGAAGTGGACAAGCTCGTTACGGCATACGATACCGCCAGTCAGGCAAAGATCGCCGCCTCGCAAAAGATCGAAATCGCCGTGATCATACTCTCCGTTCTGATCGTGGGTGCTGCGACCTATCTCATCATCACGCAGATCCTCATACCGCTTGCCATGCTTACGGCATCGTTCCGCGAGGTCGCGGGCAAGGAGGCGGACCTCACGCAGCAGCTTCGCGCCGCCCGCTATGACGAGATCGGGCGCATCGTGCACTCGTTCAACAGCTTCGTCAGTGACCTGCGTCAGATCATGCAGCGTGCAAAGGCGTGCTCCACCGAGGTCTCGGGGCTGTCGGATACGGTCTGGCGGGCGAGCGTCGAGAACAGCAAGGCAGTCGAGTACAATGCCGTCGCCGTTACGAATGTGGCGGCGCATACCGGTGATCAGGACGAGAACATCCAAATGATCGCGGCGAGCGTGAACGGCATCTCGGGACATCTGGCCGAGATGCAGGAGCTCATGAAGGAAGATGAGGTCAATCGCAGCACCCTCTTTGCCTCGCTCGAAGCCGCGCGCGCCTGTGCACAGGCTGCGGCTGCTGCTGCGGAGAGCGTCGCAAGGACATCGCGGGAGATCGCGGGACTGACCGAGGAATCCGCCGCCGCCATCGAGGAGGAAACCGCCTCCCTTGAGGCATTCGCTGCGACCGCCGAGCAGCTCAAGGGACTTGCAGGTGAACTTGACACGCTCGTCGGCAGGTTCAAGGTATAA
- a CDS encoding YitT family protein: MDAQQNTAQTPTAPKQGKPPKGVLFYVKKIAFLILGALITAVGLELFLIPNHVIDGGVVGLSIMSQTITGMGLGVFLVLYNIPFVYLGYKQIGRSFALSAVFAIIMLSVWSGALHGVPQVTNDPFLAAIFGGVVTGLGVGIVMRTGGCFDGTEIVAIIMDARTQFSVGEVVMFINLFILSSAGLLYGWDKAMYSLFAYFVIAKMIDVVLKGLDESYAVMIVTSEHEEMTIALNERLGRGVTILHGAGGYTGEAKEVLYCVVTRLELDKLKEIVLDKDERAFVTINAVHDIVGGRFKKKAIH; encoded by the coding sequence ATGGACGCACAGCAAAACACAGCGCAGACACCGACCGCGCCGAAGCAGGGGAAGCCGCCCAAGGGGGTGCTTTTCTATGTCAAAAAGATCGCCTTCCTCATCCTCGGCGCACTCATCACCGCCGTTGGACTGGAGCTGTTTCTCATCCCGAACCATGTCATTGACGGCGGTGTGGTCGGCCTGTCGATCATGTCACAGACGATTACGGGGATGGGGCTCGGTGTATTTCTCGTGCTCTACAACATCCCGTTCGTCTATCTCGGGTACAAGCAGATCGGCAGGAGCTTTGCGCTTTCGGCCGTGTTCGCGATCATCATGCTCTCCGTCTGGTCGGGCGCACTCCACGGTGTGCCGCAGGTGACGAACGATCCCTTCCTTGCTGCGATCTTCGGCGGTGTGGTGACGGGGCTCGGGGTCGGCATCGTCATGCGCACGGGCGGCTGCTTCGATGGCACGGAGATCGTCGCGATCATCATGGACGCACGGACGCAGTTCTCCGTCGGCGAGGTCGTCATGTTCATCAACCTCTTTATCCTCTCGTCGGCGGGACTGCTCTACGGCTGGGACAAGGCGATGTACTCGCTCTTTGCCTATTTCGTCATCGCCAAGATGATCGACGTGGTGCTCAAGGGTCTCGACGAATCGTATGCCGTCATGATTGTCACGAGCGAGCATGAGGAGATGACCATTGCGCTCAACGAACGCCTCGGGCGCGGCGTGACCATCCTGCATGGTGCGGGCGGCTACACGGGAGAGGCAAAGGAAGTCCTCTACTGCGTCGTCACACGGTTGGAGCTCGACAAGCTCAAGGAGATCGTGCTCGACAAGGACGAACGCGCCTTCGTCACCATCAATGCCGTGCACGACATCGTGGGCGGACGGTTCAAGAAAAAAGCGATTCACTAG
- a CDS encoding PTS fructose transporter subunit IIABC, which produces MHINDLLKPESIALGVSAPASKEAAIRLLADSMEKGGNLSDKEQYVRDVLAREESGTTGLGDGIATPHAKSDGVKAAGLAAMTVPAGMDFAAMDGNPSRLFFMIAAPNGANDEHLAILSKLATMIMDPDFKEALIAAKTVEEFRQLIDDKENDRFVAPRTETAAEEAKPTADHIQILAVTACPTGIAHTFMAAESIEQHAKKRGLTVKVETNGSAGIKNALTPEEIAAADGIIVAADKNVAMSRFDGHRVVITKVADGINKADELIDRALSGSAPVYRASGADEVESADGGTDESLARQIYKHLMNGVSHMLPFVVGGGILIALAFLFDDYAIDPSKFGSNTPLAKFFMQVGGASFGFMLPVLAGFIGMSIADRPGLAVGFVGGSLAGATGTGFLGALLAGFVGGYAVNFLKKVFAGLPASLDGIKPILLYPFFGILIMGLISLYIIAPPVSAINNWMIATLGGMDPSARIFMGLIVGGMMAVDMGGPINKAAYVTGTGLLASGEYHVMAAVMAGGMVPPLAIALATTFFKNRFTESQRKAGITNYVMGLSFITEGAIPFAASDPVRVIPSMVAGSALAGALTMFFDCTLRAPHGGIFVVPTIGNPLMYLVSILIGAIVGAIILSLLKKPIKE; this is translated from the coding sequence TTGCATATCAACGATCTTCTAAAACCGGAGAGCATCGCCCTCGGCGTTTCTGCCCCCGCCTCGAAGGAGGCTGCGATCCGCCTCCTCGCCGATTCCATGGAGAAGGGCGGCAACCTCAGCGACAAAGAACAGTACGTGAGGGACGTGCTCGCCCGCGAGGAGAGCGGCACCACGGGGCTCGGCGACGGCATCGCAACGCCGCACGCCAAGAGCGACGGCGTGAAGGCGGCGGGGCTTGCCGCAATGACCGTCCCCGCCGGCATGGACTTTGCCGCCATGGACGGCAACCCGAGCCGCCTCTTCTTCATGATCGCCGCACCGAACGGCGCGAACGACGAACACCTCGCCATCCTCTCGAAGCTCGCGACCATGATTATGGATCCGGACTTCAAGGAGGCACTCATCGCCGCCAAGACCGTCGAGGAGTTCCGTCAGCTCATCGACGATAAGGAAAACGACCGCTTTGTTGCGCCGCGCACGGAAACGGCGGCGGAAGAAGCAAAGCCCACCGCCGACCACATCCAGATCCTCGCCGTCACCGCCTGCCCCACCGGCATCGCACACACCTTTATGGCGGCGGAGAGCATCGAGCAGCACGCGAAGAAGCGCGGCCTCACCGTCAAGGTCGAGACGAACGGCTCGGCGGGCATCAAGAACGCCCTCACCCCCGAGGAGATTGCCGCCGCCGACGGCATTATCGTCGCAGCGGACAAGAACGTCGCCATGTCCCGCTTTGACGGACATCGCGTCGTCATAACGAAGGTCGCGGACGGCATCAACAAGGCGGACGAGCTCATCGACCGCGCCCTCTCGGGCAGTGCGCCCGTCTACCGCGCGAGCGGCGCGGACGAGGTGGAGAGCGCGGACGGCGGCACGGACGAAAGCCTTGCCCGCCAGATCTACAAGCACCTCATGAACGGCGTTTCACATATGCTGCCGTTCGTCGTCGGCGGCGGTATCCTCATCGCCCTTGCATTTCTCTTTGACGACTACGCCATCGACCCGTCGAAATTCGGCTCGAACACCCCGCTTGCCAAATTCTTCATGCAGGTTGGCGGTGCCTCGTTCGGCTTCATGCTCCCCGTCCTCGCGGGCTTCATCGGTATGTCCATCGCCGACCGCCCGGGTCTTGCCGTCGGCTTCGTCGGCGGTTCGCTCGCGGGCGCAACGGGCACGGGCTTTCTCGGCGCACTCCTCGCGGGCTTCGTCGGCGGCTACGCCGTCAACTTTCTCAAGAAGGTATTCGCGGGACTGCCCGCCTCCCTCGACGGCATCAAGCCCATCCTGCTCTACCCGTTCTTCGGCATCCTCATCATGGGGCTCATCTCGCTCTACATCATCGCCCCGCCTGTCTCTGCCATCAACAACTGGATGATCGCGACGCTCGGCGGCATGGATCCCTCGGCACGCATCTTCATGGGTCTCATCGTCGGCGGCATGATGGCGGTCGATATGGGTGGTCCGATCAACAAGGCGGCGTACGTCACGGGTACGGGACTGCTCGCCTCGGGTGAGTATCATGTCATGGCGGCAGTCATGGCGGGCGGCATGGTTCCACCTCTTGCGATTGCGCTTGCGACCACCTTCTTTAAGAACCGCTTCACCGAGAGCCAGCGCAAGGCGGGCATCACGAACTATGTCATGGGACTCTCCTTCATCACCGAGGGCGCGATCCCGTTCGCGGCATCCGATCCCGTGCGCGTCATCCCCTCGATGGTCGCAGGTTCTGCACTCGCGGGCGCACTCACCATGTTCTTTGACTGCACCCTGCGCGCACCGCACGGCGGCATCTTCGTCGTCCCGACCATCGGCAACCCGCTCATGTACCTCGTGAGCATCCTCATCGGCGCCATCGTCGGCGCGATCATTCTTTCGCTGCTGAAGAAACCAATCAAGGAGTAA
- a CDS encoding peptide-methionine (S)-S-oxide reductase has product MTKRICLSGADMYELEEVFRGRRGIASVRTGYINAVANAAHEDVATGAAGGRMGVEICYDPKKIDISQLLDLHFAVVTPYSIDGQGYVRGSMYRAGIFYESAEDEPQIALYLTFLAGKGRCPATGEHLTLNDPNSSAAARRILHATMERLTSFQAASDEHQGYLQRHPEIEPYIDLARLRELVKL; this is encoded by the coding sequence ATGACTAAACGCATCTGCCTCTCGGGCGCGGATATGTACGAGCTGGAGGAGGTCTTTCGCGGACGGCGCGGCATCGCAAGCGTCCGCACGGGCTACATCAACGCCGTAGCGAACGCCGCGCATGAGGACGTGGCGACAGGTGCGGCGGGCGGGCGCATGGGCGTTGAGATCTGCTACGATCCGAAGAAGATCGACATCTCGCAGCTCCTCGACCTGCACTTCGCCGTCGTCACGCCGTACAGCATCGACGGTCAGGGCTATGTGCGCGGCAGTATGTACCGCGCCGGCATCTTCTACGAGAGCGCGGAGGACGAGCCGCAGATCGCACTCTACCTCACCTTCCTCGCGGGTAAGGGGCGGTGTCCCGCCACAGGCGAGCACCTGACGCTCAACGATCCGAACAGCAGCGCGGCGGCGCGGCGTATCCTGCACGCGACCATGGAGCGGCTGACCTCCTTTCAGGCGGCATCCGACGAACATCAAGGATATTTGCAGCGTCATCCCGAGATAGAGCCCTACATCGACCTTGCGCGTCTGCGCGAACTTGTGAAACTTTGA